From Synoicihabitans lomoniglobus, the proteins below share one genomic window:
- the rpoC gene encoding DNA-directed RNA polymerase subunit beta': protein MSIQPNEVAAGAREEARSALGADENPFDCVSITVAAPETIRGWSKGEVKNPETINYRTFKPEPGGLFCQKIFGPVRDYECACGKYKRIKYKDVVCDRCGVEVTISRVRRERMGHIELAVPVSHIWFLKSMPSRLGLLLDMTARSLERVIYYENYMVVDPGRTPLELKQLLTDTEYRQALDEYGDDSFVAKMGAEAVRDCLTLMDMESTVIELQEQMRATRSKQIKKKLSKRLKVIQGFIGSSSRPEWMVLEVLPVIPPDLRPLVPLEGGRFATSDLNDLYRRVINRNNRLKNLMQLKTPDVIIHNEKRMLQESVDALFDNGRHGRPVTGAGNRSLKSLSDMLKGKQGRFRQNLLGKRVDYSGRSVIVIGPELKLHQCGLPKKMALVLFEPFIIRRLKELGFVHTVRGARKMIEKKSPEVWDILEEVTKGHPVLLNRAPTLHRLSIQAFEPVLIEGEAIRVHPLVCTAYNADFDGDQMAVHVPLSLEAIMECKLLMMATSNIFSPSSGKPILTPSQDIVLGAYYLTAEPRKAPAKNVRVPLLSGHSEVVFAKDDGAMSVHDWVDIPNPDLGKDSTYGNKEKKVIRTTVGRVIFNQIWPEGLGFVNFPVPKGKLGDLILETTKLDGIESQAVVDTLDKLKELGFNTAMQAGISIGIDDMIIPDAKTQIVADSRAKISEVEAQFGKGIITDGERYNKVVDIWTGATDKIAKEVFAKLQNNDGRDEINPVYIMMDSGARGNKQQVRQLCGTRGLMAKPSGEIIERPILSSFREGLTVLEYFISTHGARKGLADTALKTADAGYLTRKLCDVAMDVVIAEEDCGSRDGIWKKAIYEGDDEIVGLTERIIGRCSSDDVYNPLSPEEILVKAGELITEELAAEIVDSGIERVKIMSPLTSTSRHGIDSKSYGINPATNRVAKTGDSVGIIAAQSIGEPGTQLTMRTFHIGGVASGGFKNPEIRVRSKGIVKYKGLRLVPTADGASIVLNKTGTIQIIDADEKELESYNIVVGSYLPVADGAEIGKGDLLAQWDPYNIPVLSEKGGTLVFKDMIPGVTVKRELDDATGRVATVVIEHKEDLNPQVEVRDDANKPLAAYAIPVGAQIAVNEGDLIAPGSLLAKTPRQASKTKDITGGLPRVAELFEARRPKDATEMARVDGVVSFEGTLRGKRKLIVRNEETEQEEEHLIAPGKHIIVQPGDVVFKGQHLTEGSADPHEILEILGPSALYDFLISQVQEVYRLQGVTINDKHIEIIIRQMLRKVRITDPGDSEYFWSEQIDRSAFLADNRRIEEAGGKPAEAEPILLGITKASLETESFISAASFQETTRVLTDASTLGKVDTLKGFKENVIMGHLIPAGTGLPAYKKLKISLPFGDEDGVEEVATTEAS from the coding sequence ATGAGCATTCAACCCAATGAAGTAGCCGCCGGTGCCCGCGAGGAAGCTCGCTCCGCCCTCGGCGCGGATGAAAATCCGTTTGATTGCGTTTCCATCACCGTCGCCGCCCCGGAAACCATCCGTGGCTGGTCGAAGGGCGAGGTTAAGAACCCCGAGACGATCAACTATCGCACGTTCAAGCCCGAGCCGGGCGGTCTTTTCTGCCAAAAGATCTTCGGTCCGGTGCGCGACTACGAGTGCGCCTGCGGCAAATACAAGCGCATCAAATACAAGGATGTCGTCTGTGACCGTTGCGGCGTCGAAGTGACCATCTCCCGCGTCCGTCGCGAGCGTATGGGCCACATCGAACTGGCCGTGCCGGTTTCGCACATCTGGTTCCTCAAGAGCATGCCGAGCCGTCTCGGTCTGTTGCTCGACATGACCGCCCGCTCCCTCGAGCGCGTGATCTACTACGAGAACTACATGGTCGTCGATCCGGGGCGCACGCCCCTCGAGCTCAAGCAGCTCCTCACCGACACCGAGTATCGCCAGGCCCTGGACGAATACGGCGACGATTCTTTCGTAGCCAAGATGGGGGCCGAAGCCGTCCGCGATTGCCTCACGCTCATGGACATGGAGTCCACCGTCATCGAGCTCCAGGAGCAGATGCGCGCGACCCGCTCCAAGCAGATCAAGAAGAAGCTCTCCAAGCGTCTCAAGGTCATCCAAGGCTTCATTGGTTCCAGCTCCCGTCCCGAGTGGATGGTGCTCGAAGTATTGCCGGTCATTCCGCCCGACTTGCGTCCGCTCGTGCCCTTGGAAGGTGGCCGTTTCGCGACCTCCGATCTCAACGATCTCTACCGCCGCGTGATCAACCGGAACAACCGGTTGAAGAACCTCATGCAGCTCAAGACGCCTGACGTTATTATCCATAACGAAAAGCGCATGCTGCAGGAGTCCGTGGACGCGTTGTTCGACAACGGTCGTCACGGTCGTCCTGTCACCGGTGCCGGTAACCGTTCGTTGAAGTCGCTCTCCGACATGCTCAAGGGCAAGCAGGGGCGCTTCCGTCAGAACTTGCTCGGTAAGCGCGTCGACTACTCGGGGCGTTCCGTGATCGTGATCGGTCCGGAGCTCAAATTGCACCAATGCGGCTTGCCCAAGAAGATGGCGCTCGTGTTGTTCGAGCCGTTCATCATTCGTCGCCTCAAGGAGCTCGGCTTTGTGCACACCGTCCGCGGTGCCCGCAAGATGATCGAGAAGAAGTCCCCGGAAGTCTGGGACATCCTCGAAGAGGTGACCAAGGGCCATCCCGTGCTGCTCAACCGCGCGCCGACCCTTCACCGTCTTTCCATCCAGGCGTTCGAACCGGTCCTCATCGAGGGCGAGGCCATCCGCGTTCACCCGCTCGTCTGCACGGCTTACAATGCCGACTTCGACGGTGACCAAATGGCCGTTCACGTGCCGCTGTCGTTGGAAGCGATCATGGAGTGCAAACTCCTCATGATGGCGACCTCCAACATCTTCTCGCCGTCCTCCGGCAAGCCGATCCTCACGCCGTCCCAGGACATCGTGCTCGGTGCCTACTACCTGACCGCCGAACCTCGCAAGGCTCCGGCCAAAAACGTCCGGGTGCCATTGCTCTCGGGTCACTCCGAGGTGGTCTTTGCCAAGGACGATGGTGCCATGTCGGTGCACGACTGGGTCGATATCCCGAATCCCGATCTCGGCAAGGACAGCACCTACGGCAACAAGGAGAAGAAGGTCATTCGCACCACCGTGGGTCGCGTGATCTTCAACCAAATTTGGCCGGAAGGTCTCGGCTTCGTGAACTTCCCGGTGCCCAAGGGCAAGTTGGGTGACCTCATTCTTGAGACCACCAAGCTCGACGGGATCGAATCCCAAGCTGTCGTCGACACGCTCGATAAGCTCAAGGAGCTCGGCTTCAACACCGCCATGCAGGCCGGTATCTCCATCGGTATCGATGACATGATCATTCCTGATGCGAAGACGCAGATCGTCGCCGATTCCCGGGCGAAGATCTCCGAAGTCGAAGCGCAGTTCGGCAAGGGTATCATCACCGATGGCGAGCGCTACAACAAGGTCGTCGACATCTGGACGGGTGCCACTGACAAGATCGCCAAGGAAGTGTTCGCCAAGTTGCAGAACAACGACGGCCGCGACGAAATTAACCCGGTTTACATCATGATGGATTCCGGTGCGCGTGGTAACAAACAGCAGGTTCGTCAGCTGTGCGGCACCCGCGGTTTGATGGCCAAGCCTTCCGGTGAAATCATTGAGCGTCCGATTCTGTCGTCCTTCCGCGAAGGTCTGACCGTTCTCGAATACTTCATCTCCACCCACGGTGCCCGTAAGGGTCTCGCGGATACCGCGCTCAAGACGGCTGACGCCGGTTATCTCACCCGTAAACTTTGCGACGTGGCCATGGATGTGGTCATCGCCGAGGAAGATTGCGGATCCCGTGACGGTATCTGGAAAAAGGCCATCTACGAAGGTGACGACGAAATCGTCGGGCTCACCGAGCGTATCATCGGTCGTTGCTCCAGCGATGATGTTTACAATCCGCTCAGCCCGGAGGAGATCCTCGTCAAGGCGGGTGAACTCATCACCGAAGAGTTGGCCGCTGAGATCGTCGATTCCGGCATCGAGCGCGTGAAGATCATGTCGCCGCTTACGTCGACCAGTCGCCACGGCATCGACTCGAAGAGCTACGGTATCAATCCCGCCACCAACCGCGTCGCCAAGACCGGTGACTCCGTCGGCATCATCGCCGCGCAGTCCATCGGTGAGCCCGGCACGCAGCTGACGATGCGCACCTTCCACATCGGTGGTGTTGCTTCCGGTGGCTTTAAGAATCCTGAGATCCGGGTTCGTTCCAAGGGTATCGTCAAATACAAGGGTCTACGCCTCGTGCCGACCGCTGACGGTGCTTCGATCGTGCTCAATAAAACCGGCACCATCCAGATCATCGACGCCGATGAGAAGGAACTCGAATCCTACAACATCGTGGTCGGTTCCTACCTCCCGGTGGCCGACGGCGCTGAAATCGGCAAGGGTGACCTGCTCGCCCAGTGGGATCCTTACAACATTCCGGTTCTCTCTGAAAAGGGCGGAACGCTCGTCTTCAAGGACATGATTCCCGGTGTAACCGTGAAGCGTGAACTCGACGACGCAACCGGCCGGGTGGCCACGGTGGTTATCGAGCATAAGGAAGATCTCAATCCGCAGGTCGAAGTGCGCGACGACGCCAACAAGCCGTTGGCCGCCTACGCCATTCCGGTGGGCGCGCAGATCGCGGTCAACGAGGGCGACCTCATTGCTCCGGGTTCCTTGCTCGCCAAGACCCCGCGTCAGGCGTCCAAGACCAAGGACATCACTGGTGGTTTGCCACGTGTGGCCGAGCTCTTTGAAGCTCGCCGCCCGAAGGACGCCACCGAGATGGCTCGCGTCGACGGTGTCGTTTCCTTTGAGGGCACCCTCCGCGGCAAGCGTAAGCTCATCGTTCGCAACGAGGAGACCGAGCAGGAAGAGGAGCACCTCATCGCCCCGGGCAAGCACATCATCGTGCAACCCGGCGACGTGGTCTTCAAGGGTCAGCACCTCACCGAAGGTTCGGCCGATCCGCACGAGATCCTCGAAATTCTCGGACCGTCCGCGCTCTACGACTTCCTCATCTCGCAGGTCCAAGAGGTTTACCGTCTCCAAGGCGTGACCATCAACGACAAGCACATCGAGATCATCATCCGCCAAATGCTGCGCAAGGTGCGCATCACCGATCCAGGTGACAGCGAATACTTCTGGAGTGAGCAGATCGATCGTTCAGCGTTCCTCGCGGACAACCGCCGTATTGAGGAAGCCGGTGGTAAGCCGGCGGAGGCTGAGCCGATTCTGCTCGGTATCACGAAGGCTTCGCTCGAGACCGAATCGTTCATCTCCGCCGCCTCCTTCCAGGAGACCACGCGGGTGCTGACCGATGCGTCCACCCTCGGCAAGGTCGACACCCTCAAGGGCTTCAAGGAAAACGTGATCATGGGTCACCTCATCCCAGCAGGCACGGGTTTGCCGGCTTACAAGAAGCTCAAGATCAGCCTGCCTTTCGGTGACGAAGACGGGGTGGAAGAGGTCGCTACGACCGAGGCGAGTTAA
- the rpsL gene encoding 30S ribosomal protein S12 — MPTINQLVRKGRRQIVAKSKSPALDSNPFRRGVCVQVMTRTPKKPNSAIRKVTKVRLTNGNEVIAYIPDEGHNLQEHSIVLVRGGRVKDLPGVRYHVVRGALDATGVEKRRRSRSKYGVKRPKEKK; from the coding sequence ATGCCCACCATCAACCAGCTCGTGCGTAAAGGTCGTCGCCAAATTGTGGCGAAGTCCAAGTCGCCCGCCCTCGATTCCAATCCGTTTCGCCGCGGCGTCTGCGTGCAAGTCATGACCCGCACCCCAAAGAAGCCGAACTCGGCCATCCGTAAGGTGACCAAGGTGCGTCTCACCAACGGCAATGAAGTGATCGCTTACATTCCCGACGAAGGTCATAACCTGCAGGAGCACAGCATTGTGCTCGTGCGCGGCGGCCGGGTGAAGGATCTCCCGGGTGTGCGTTACCACGTCGTCCGTGGTGCCCTCGACGCGACCGGCGTCGAAAAGCGCCGCCGCAGCCGCTCCAAATACGGCGTGAAGCGTCCGAAGGAGAAGAAGTAA
- the rpsG gene encoding 30S ribosomal protein S7 — protein MSRRHRATKRKVIPDVRYNSPLVSHLVNVVMQDGKKSIAQRIVYGAFEKVSEKLEKGDPVDLLIGAMENARPRLEVKSRRVGGATYQVPVEISYERQESLALRWIVTAASGRKGITMRDALANEIIDAYNNTGGVVKKKEDTHKMAQANRAFAHLRW, from the coding sequence ATGTCACGTCGCCACAGAGCCACTAAGCGCAAAGTCATTCCTGACGTTCGCTACAACAGCCCTCTCGTTTCTCACCTCGTCAACGTGGTGATGCAGGACGGCAAGAAGAGCATCGCCCAACGTATTGTTTACGGTGCGTTTGAAAAGGTTTCCGAGAAACTCGAAAAGGGTGATCCGGTTGATCTCCTCATTGGTGCGATGGAAAACGCCCGTCCGCGTTTGGAGGTAAAAAGCCGTCGCGTTGGTGGTGCCACCTACCAGGTGCCCGTCGAAATCTCCTACGAGCGTCAAGAAAGCCTCGCTCTGCGTTGGATCGTGACCGCCGCTTCCGGCCGCAAAGGCATCACCATGCGTGACGCCCTCGCGAACGAAATCATCGATGCTTACAACAACACCGGTGGCGTCGTGAAAAAGAAGGAAGACACCCACAAGATGGCCCAAGCCAATCGCGCTTTCGCTCACCTCCGTTGGTAA
- the fusA gene encoding elongation factor G encodes MSAETPKITVVTNRAKAAAVNAKERPFPLEWTRNIGIAAHIDAGKTTTTERILFYSGAVHKIGEVHEGDTVTDWMAQEKERGITITAAAISCAWDASCGPWKGIKQRINIIDTPGHVDFTAEVERSMRVLDGAVAVFCAVAGVQPQSETVWRQANKYGVPRIAFVNKMDRVGADFFTAVSEMREKLGANAHPLCIPIGAEENFTGLIDLVQNVAYIFGTEEDALGLLPVAVEVPEEYKEQTAEYREKLIEAVSDFDDNIAEKYLGGEEIEVEELMFAVRKATISLEFTGVMPGSAFKNKGVQRLLDAVVNYLPCPIDLPPIKGQDSDGEPVVAEVDDAGKLAGLVFKLWTDPFVGKLVFYRVYTGQMKRGNPVYNPRTRRSERVSRLVLMRAMDRDEIDVAYSGDICAVVGVKDIITGDTLCDADFDIRLEPPSFPEPVIAMSIEPNSKADQEKMGTALQRLVAEDPTLTVKTDEETGQTILAGMGELHLDIIIDRMRREFKVEATTGKPQIAYRETILGTANGEGKFVRQSGGKGQYGHAVITMEPNEKGKGIEVINKIVGGVIPKEFIKPTTDGLMEACNNGVVAGYPVVDVKMTIIDGSFHPVDSSEIAFKMAGIFAFKEAMKNADPILLEPIMKVEITTPEEFQGDLIGDINRRRGRVNGMQSKAGAAIVDTDVPLEMLFGYVTDIRSLSKGRASAAITPSHFEQVPASVLTKIVESSTKAPART; translated from the coding sequence ATGTCCGCTGAGACTCCCAAGATCACCGTCGTCACCAACCGCGCCAAAGCTGCTGCGGTTAACGCCAAAGAGCGTCCCTTCCCCTTGGAATGGACCCGTAACATCGGCATTGCCGCGCACATCGATGCGGGCAAGACGACCACCACCGAGCGCATCCTGTTCTACTCCGGTGCCGTTCACAAAATCGGCGAAGTGCACGAAGGTGACACCGTAACCGACTGGATGGCGCAAGAGAAGGAGCGTGGTATCACCATCACGGCTGCCGCTATCTCCTGTGCGTGGGATGCTTCCTGCGGCCCGTGGAAGGGCATCAAGCAGCGGATCAACATCATCGACACTCCCGGTCACGTGGATTTCACGGCCGAGGTGGAGCGCTCCATGCGGGTGCTCGATGGCGCCGTCGCCGTCTTCTGTGCCGTGGCCGGGGTTCAGCCGCAGTCCGAGACCGTGTGGCGCCAAGCCAACAAATACGGCGTTCCCCGTATAGCGTTCGTCAACAAGATGGACCGCGTGGGTGCCGACTTCTTCACCGCCGTTTCCGAGATGCGTGAAAAGTTGGGGGCCAATGCGCACCCGTTGTGCATCCCGATCGGCGCCGAGGAAAACTTCACCGGCCTGATCGATCTCGTTCAGAACGTTGCTTACATTTTTGGCACCGAAGAAGACGCTCTGGGACTGTTGCCCGTCGCGGTTGAAGTGCCCGAGGAATACAAGGAGCAAACCGCCGAATACCGTGAAAAGTTGATCGAGGCGGTTTCCGATTTCGACGACAACATCGCGGAGAAATATCTCGGTGGTGAAGAGATTGAAGTCGAAGAGCTGATGTTCGCGGTCCGCAAGGCCACGATCTCGCTCGAATTCACCGGTGTGATGCCCGGCTCCGCCTTCAAGAACAAGGGCGTGCAGCGTTTGCTCGACGCCGTGGTCAACTACCTGCCTTGCCCGATCGACCTTCCCCCCATCAAGGGCCAGGACAGCGATGGTGAGCCCGTCGTGGCGGAAGTCGATGACGCCGGTAAATTGGCTGGTCTCGTTTTCAAACTCTGGACCGATCCGTTCGTCGGTAAGCTCGTTTTCTACCGCGTTTACACCGGTCAGATGAAGCGCGGCAACCCCGTTTACAATCCTCGCACTCGTCGCTCGGAGCGCGTTTCCCGTCTCGTGCTCATGCGCGCCATGGACCGTGACGAAATCGATGTCGCTTACTCGGGTGACATCTGTGCGGTCGTGGGCGTCAAGGACATCATTACCGGCGACACGCTGTGTGATGCCGACTTTGACATCCGTCTCGAGCCGCCGTCCTTCCCGGAGCCGGTTATCGCCATGTCGATCGAGCCGAATTCCAAGGCTGACCAGGAGAAGATGGGCACGGCTCTGCAACGTCTCGTGGCTGAGGATCCGACCCTCACCGTCAAAACCGACGAAGAGACCGGCCAGACCATTCTCGCCGGCATGGGTGAGCTTCACCTCGATATCATCATCGACCGTATGCGTCGTGAATTCAAAGTCGAGGCGACCACCGGCAAGCCGCAGATCGCTTATCGTGAAACCATCCTTGGCACCGCCAACGGCGAAGGTAAGTTCGTCCGTCAGTCGGGCGGTAAGGGCCAATACGGTCACGCCGTCATCACGATGGAGCCCAATGAAAAGGGTAAGGGGATCGAAGTCATCAACAAGATTGTTGGTGGTGTCATTCCCAAGGAGTTCATCAAACCCACCACCGACGGTCTCATGGAGGCCTGCAACAATGGTGTGGTCGCCGGTTATCCGGTCGTGGACGTCAAGATGACGATCATTGATGGTTCCTTCCACCCGGTCGACTCCTCTGAAATTGCGTTCAAGATGGCGGGTATCTTCGCCTTCAAGGAAGCGATGAAGAATGCCGATCCGATTCTCCTCGAGCCGATCATGAAGGTGGAAATCACCACGCCCGAGGAATTCCAGGGTGACCTCATCGGTGACATCAACCGTCGTCGGGGACGCGTCAATGGCATGCAAAGCAAAGCCGGCGCCGCGATCGTCGATACCGACGTCCCGCTCGAAATGTTGTTCGGTTACGTCACCGACATCCGTTCCCTCTCCAAGGGTCGCGCCAGCGCGGCCATCACGCCTTCGCACTTCGAGCAGGTTCCGGCTTCGGTCCTGACCAAGATCGTGGAGAGCTCCACCAAGGCCCCGGCCCGCACCTAA
- the rpsJ gene encoding 30S ribosomal protein S10: MKGQRIRIKLQGFDYRVIDQSALEIVETAKRSGARVSGPIPLPTRIEKLSVNRSPHVDKKSMEQFETRTHKRLIDIIEPTAQTVDELKKLNLPSGVDITINV; encoded by the coding sequence ATGAAAGGCCAACGCATTCGCATTAAACTCCAGGGTTTCGATTACCGTGTAATCGATCAATCCGCTCTGGAGATCGTCGAAACCGCCAAGCGCTCCGGTGCCCGCGTCTCGGGTCCCATCCCGTTGCCGACCCGCATCGAGAAGCTCAGCGTGAATCGTTCTCCGCACGTCGACAAAAAGTCGATGGAGCAGTTCGAGACCCGCACGCACAAGCGCCTCATCGACATCATCGAACCCACCGCCCAAACGGTCGACGAGCTCAAGAAGCTCAACCTTCCGTCCGGCGTGGACATCACCATCAACGTTTGA
- the rplC gene encoding 50S ribosomal protein L3 — MINTIIGKKIGMTQVYDDNNVLVPVTVVEAGPCPVVQVKTVDTDGYNAVQLGYSAKKAKNTSKAETNHAKKAGLELAPRIIDEVRLAEAPEVKAGDTVTVEAFTVGQLIDVTGVSKGKGFAGVVKRFRVAGGPATHGSMFHRRIGSVGMRQTPGRVFKNQKMPGQMGNKRRTVQNLRIVLVDAAKNLLLVRGAIPGANGETVVVRSAVKGQKKAAA; from the coding sequence ATGATCAACACCATTATAGGTAAGAAGATCGGCATGACCCAGGTCTACGATGACAACAATGTCCTCGTGCCGGTCACCGTAGTCGAGGCCGGACCCTGCCCAGTCGTCCAGGTCAAGACAGTCGATACCGACGGTTACAACGCCGTCCAACTCGGCTACTCCGCCAAAAAGGCGAAGAATACGTCCAAAGCCGAAACCAACCACGCCAAGAAAGCCGGCCTCGAGCTGGCTCCGCGTATCATCGACGAGGTTCGCCTCGCCGAAGCTCCTGAAGTCAAGGCCGGTGACACCGTCACCGTGGAAGCCTTCACCGTCGGCCAGCTGATCGATGTGACCGGCGTCTCCAAGGGCAAAGGCTTCGCCGGCGTCGTCAAACGCTTCCGCGTTGCCGGCGGTCCCGCCACCCACGGTTCCATGTTCCACCGTCGTATTGGTTCGGTGGGTATGCGCCAGACCCCTGGTCGCGTGTTCAAGAACCAAAAGATGCCCGGTCAAATGGGTAACAAACGCCGCACCGTGCAGAACCTCCGCATCGTCCTCGTCGACGCGGCGAAGAATCTGCTGCTCGTTCGCGGAGCCATTCCTGGCGCCAACGGCGAAACCGTCGTCGTGCGCTCGGCTGTCAAGGGCCAGAAAAAGGCCGCTGCCTAA
- the rplD gene encoding 50S ribosomal protein L4 has protein sequence MKLTVFNSDGTSSREQDFSLPEFEGSKGLQALKEVIVAINANNRQGTRSTKTRGDVSGGGKKPWRQKGTGRARHGSTRSPIWVGGGVAHGPKPQDFSKKINSKVKALAFSRALFDRAVAGEIAVIEEFSVAPAKTKVAVEVLGRIAPTGKVLLVDAPFADTTVLAARNIERVSFQEAAKLNPLDLAQYAKIVVSSKALEAIIARVNGGNN, from the coding sequence ATGAAACTCACAGTTTTTAATTCAGACGGCACCAGCAGCCGCGAGCAGGACTTCAGCCTCCCCGAATTCGAGGGCAGCAAGGGTCTGCAAGCGCTCAAGGAAGTCATCGTCGCCATCAACGCCAACAACCGCCAAGGCACCCGGTCGACCAAGACCCGTGGTGACGTCTCCGGCGGTGGCAAGAAGCCCTGGCGCCAAAAGGGCACCGGCCGCGCTCGTCACGGTTCCACCCGCTCCCCGATCTGGGTCGGCGGTGGTGTCGCCCACGGACCAAAGCCCCAGGACTTTTCCAAGAAGATCAATTCCAAGGTGAAGGCCCTCGCTTTTTCCCGCGCGCTCTTTGATCGCGCCGTCGCCGGTGAAATCGCGGTGATTGAGGAATTCTCCGTTGCTCCCGCCAAGACCAAGGTCGCCGTGGAAGTCCTCGGACGCATCGCTCCGACCGGCAAGGTTTTGCTGGTCGACGCCCCGTTCGCCGACACCACCGTGCTCGCCGCTCGTAACATTGAACGCGTTTCCTTCCAGGAAGCCGCGAAACTCAACCCGCTCGATTTGGCGCAATACGCCAAGATCGTCGTCAGCTCCAAAGCCCTCGAGGCGATCATCGCCCGCGTAAACGGAGGTAATAACTGA
- the rplW gene encoding 50S ribosomal protein L23 — MHADKVLKTVRFTEKSNALSAEFGQYTFEVFPTATKAAIASAVEKTFKVTVKRVNVMNILGKTTRGRTGKPGKKSDYKKAIVTLKAGDKIELV; from the coding sequence ATGCACGCTGATAAAGTTCTCAAAACCGTCCGCTTCACCGAGAAGTCCAACGCCCTGTCCGCCGAGTTCGGTCAATACACCTTCGAAGTGTTCCCGACCGCCACCAAGGCCGCCATTGCCAGCGCTGTCGAGAAGACCTTCAAGGTCACCGTCAAGCGCGTCAATGTGATGAATATTCTCGGCAAGACCACCCGCGGCCGCACTGGCAAGCCGGGTAAGAAGTCCGACTATAAGAAGGCCATCGTTACGCTCAAGGCCGGCGACAAGATCGAGCTCGTCTAA
- the rplB gene encoding 50S ribosomal protein L2: MAIKSTRPVTPAQRTTTITSSKGLTKKRPEKALTEPKPKSGGRNAYGRITSRRRGGGHKQLYRIIDFKRTDKLDVPATIIAIEYDPNRSANIALVEYPEGEKRYIIAPNGLEVGAKIVAGTTATINDFNVGNNYPLSLMPPSTRVHCVELLPGRGAQMARGAGVSVELVSITDEGYAQIKLPSGEVRLVNGSCRATIGEVGNDTHNRQSLGKAGRNRWLGKRPRVRGVAMNPVDHPNGGGQGKSKGGGGRQHLSSPWGQLAKGFPTRRRSKASNSLILVRHNGMKPRGKK; encoded by the coding sequence ATGGCTATCAAATCCACTCGTCCGGTCACTCCCGCCCAGCGCACGACCACGATCACTTCCAGCAAGGGTCTCACCAAGAAGCGTCCGGAAAAGGCGTTGACCGAGCCCAAGCCCAAGTCCGGTGGTCGCAACGCCTACGGTCGCATCACGTCGCGTCGTCGCGGCGGAGGCCACAAGCAACTCTATCGCATCATCGACTTCAAACGCACCGACAAGCTGGACGTTCCGGCCACGATCATCGCGATTGAATACGATCCGAATCGCTCCGCCAACATCGCGTTGGTCGAGTATCCGGAAGGCGAGAAGCGTTATATCATCGCCCCCAACGGGCTCGAGGTCGGCGCCAAGATTGTCGCCGGCACCACGGCCACCATCAACGACTTCAACGTGGGTAACAACTACCCGCTGTCGCTCATGCCTCCTTCCACCCGCGTGCACTGCGTCGAGCTGCTGCCCGGTCGTGGTGCGCAGATGGCGCGTGGCGCGGGCGTCTCCGTTGAACTCGTGAGCATCACCGATGAGGGCTACGCCCAAATCAAGCTCCCGTCCGGCGAAGTGCGCCTGGTCAACGGTTCCTGCCGTGCGACCATTGGCGAAGTCGGCAACGACACCCACAACCGTCAATCCCTGGGCAAGGCCGGCCGCAATCGCTGGCTCGGCAAGCGTCCCCGCGTCCGCGGTGTCGCGATGAATCCCGTCGATCACCCCAACGGTGGTGGTCAGGGCAAGTCCAAGGGTGGTGGCGGTCGCCAACACTTGTCCTCCCCGTGGGGTCAACTCGCCAAGGGTTTCCCGACCCGTCGTCGTTCGAAAGCCTCGAACAGCCTCATCCTCGTTCGCCACAACGGCATGAAGCCGCGCGGCAAGAAATAA
- the rpsS gene encoding 30S ribosomal protein S19, with translation MARSIKKGFFVDYHLIEKIEKANAGGGSKKPIQTWSRRSTITPEFVGFTFNVHNGKQFTAVYVTENMVGHKLGEFSPTRTFKNHGGMTRKD, from the coding sequence ATGGCACGTTCCATCAAGAAAGGCTTCTTCGTCGACTACCACCTGATCGAGAAAATCGAGAAGGCCAACGCCGGCGGCGGATCCAAAAAGCCCATCCAAACCTGGTCCCGTCGTTCCACGATCACGCCGGAGTTTGTCGGATTCACCTTCAATGTGCACAACGGCAAGCAGTTCACTGCGGTCTACGTCACCGAGAACATGGTGGGTCATAAACTCGGCGAATTCTCGCCGACGCGCACCTTCAAGAACCACGGCGGCATGACCCGCAAGGACTGA
- the rplV gene encoding 50S ribosomal protein L22, protein MEVQALTRYARMSPQKMREVARTIQGRKAPEAVGLLSIIPRKSARLIAKTLASAIANAENNNNVSADELIVHRALIEQGPVLKRFKAGARGTAKPRRKGMSHIRIVLSDGNNS, encoded by the coding sequence ATGGAAGTTCAAGCCCTCACTCGCTACGCGCGCATGTCGCCGCAGAAGATGCGCGAGGTTGCCCGCACCATCCAGGGTCGCAAAGCCCCGGAAGCCGTCGGTCTCCTCTCGATCATTCCGCGCAAATCCGCGCGCCTCATCGCCAAGACCCTGGCCAGCGCCATCGCCAACGCCGAGAACAACAACAACGTCTCGGCCGACGAGCTCATCGTGCACCGCGCGCTGATTGAGCAAGGTCCCGTGCTCAAGCGTTTCAAGGCCGGTGCCCGTGGCACCGCCAAGCCGCGCCGCAAAGGCATGTCCCACATCCGCATCGTTCTTTCGGACGGCAACAACTCCTAA